The genomic interval cacacacacacacacacacacacgcacacactgcaccACACCCCCTGCATATTCACCCAGGGAAACCCCAGTCTCCACCTTGCTTCTTCGGACACATTGCAATGAAATCCTACCCCCAAGACGTCTGTCAGCGGTGAGGCACGGACAATGGAGAGATCTGGCGTGTCATCACCTTCGTCGTGTAGCTCgacggccacacacacacacacacacacacacacacacacacacacacacacacacacacacacacacacacacacacacacacacacacacacacacacacacacacacacacacacacacacacactcacacacactgcacgaGCCGACAAAGCCCCATTGATTGAGGCCGAAGAAGAGGTTGCACAACATCACATAGTTCTCACAGGGATGATGGACGACGTGCTGCCGCTGCTTCCCACAGACAATGCAGCTGTGCTTGTACCTGGTCAGCGGCAGCTTAGCGTGTTTACGGTGATGGCTACTATCAACATGGAATTTGAAAAATCATGTGATGGTCGCTtgaaatcttctttttcttttttttttaaactgctacTTCCTGCGAAATGGTGCGTCTCCATTGGGGGGATTTCACAGTGGGTGTAAATCAGTGGGTGTAAGTAAAAGGAACAAacattctatattctttttgtagttctgtgtatatatgttgactgctacatgcaccttaataacaccccCAAAAACAATCTTGGTATGTAACCTGTTGCTTACCtggcaaaaaaacagattctgattctaattctaattctgACTTAAAGCCccggtgtgtaattttttttttaattgtctggcggcatctggtggtaaagttgcaaacccgCAACCAACTGGGGCAGTCCAATCGATACCTTAAATTTCCGCAAATtcatttcttctaaatattacacactgtaccttTGAGTCATCACAATGTTTCCATGGGCGTATTAAGACTTTGAGGGTGGAGCGATTGTACAAAACATCAGTGGACAGTCGGGGGGAATTTGTTTCAAATTGACCAGAAATCTCCCAGCTAACTCTACCAGTTCTCCGAAGCACTTGGCTGTgacagaagcagctgctgccgtCACGGGAGAAGCCATCGCACCGAGCAGTGGTTCAGGAAGCTGGAGAACAAATGGAACGGACTTCACCGGAGCACCTTTCCGTTTCACAATTTCCATTTGagtaataatgaaacaaaaggaTGAGCAATGCAGCCCGCCACATTTCTCGGATGGTGCTGTTGTGAAATTGGCACAGGTCTCTGGCTGTTTGAATGACATGTCACCCTGGTGAATACTCAAATAATGAGACAGAACACCGTCCCCCGCCGTCTTTAGACTTTGggaggttgttatttttttttcttttctaaaaacCAGACAGCAACTTTGGAGAACACAGAAATTTGAGTTAAGTAATCACTGAGTCACTGGCGCTGGGCCCCATGAGGAACGTTAACTGCGGGGAGCGGTGATGAATCCTCTACTGGGGGGGTTTAGACAACTgtcacatgaatattaatggaGTTGTATAACTGTGATGTGtcgtgtgtcccccccccccaggttttATATAACGCAGCAGCTGTGTACTGTCGGATGGGCCAGTGGGAGCAGGCCAGGGACGTCCTGCTGTCGGCCGCCCAGGAGCGAggagggggtcggggggggAACATCGAGGTGGCTCTGGACGGCGTCATGGTGAGTGTCACGACGGGCTGGGGTTTGGATTTCGATCATTGACAAAACTCGGTGCGGTCCCAAGGTTTCGAAACGTGAAGGAGCGCGCGCGGTCTTGTGTTCGTGTTGTCCTGCGGGGAAACGGCGAGTTGACCCGTTCGGCCGCGCCGCCGCCTCTGATCGCAGGGGAAGCAGCTCCCGGAGGCCCTGCTGGTGCCTGTGGGCGAGGTGTTCCGGCCCCGGAAACAGGacgtggagcagctgcagcagagagacttCCTGGGCAAAGCAAAGGTACAGTAGTAGGGTCTTCACTGTAAGAATGATAATTGCTAAGAATCCCCAATTTTCTCCAATTACTTCCAAAGCAATGCATGGGTAAATCAtagttggttttaaaaaaaaagaaagaataataaagaattAGAAGTATTACGCTCTTCTCGTAGGTCATTTCCTCCATGATTCCCAATGATGATTTTGGCGGATTTGAACCCCTGCGGACACAGGTGAGACCGACCACGCCGCACGCGCTGCCGTTGCTCTATTCCCTCTGATAACCGCCGCTGTCTGCTCCGCAGAAACCCGGTTTCTACGAGCCCAGGCTGGACGGAGCTCAGTGAGTAGGATCGCCGAGCAGTCGGAGAAGCAGCAGCGTCAGCCGGAGCCGGCGCCGTTACAGTTTGAGGATAGCGACcgcttctttgtctttttttttcccgccaggGATTCTCGCTACATGCGCGTGCGTGGCCCCCACATGGCTCGGGGCAGAGGGCAGCTGACCGTGCCGGGCGGGGCCATGGTGTTTCTGTTCGGCGAGGAGGACAGGGACGGGATGGCGACTGTCATATACGACggacaggtgaggggagagggagaggaggcagatCTGGAATGAGCCGGACGTACAGCTTAAATCTTACAAGGACTTGTCTATCATTCTATGGCAGATTTCAAAGCCGCGTCGATTTATTGTCGCGGTCACCTGCGGTCAGCAGAGCAGGCTGAACGCACAACATTCACGTGTTAAGACCTTATATGATGGCGCCCAGTCACTTTCAACGAgtccagcagacacagagtaATATCAGCAGTGATTCGGAGTCGGGTTCGTATCCACTCGCTGAATGTAGGTCCAATATCTGAACTCCCTTTGAGATCTGAGAAGAGCATTACAGCGCATagatgctccactatgttcgCCACGCCTCTGTCCGAGTGACGAGCTCCAAATCCATCTTCCGTATGAATTAAACCTCTTGAATGTGTCATggcaaaagtgaaaaatgaagcgtgtgaattaaaaaaaataatgcagatgaaaGCGGTTCTCCTGCAGTGTAGAAAGAACTGgtaaaactttattattattattattattaaaacttttattaaaacttAATGTCATTTTGCCTTCGGTGTTTCATGTTTGATTGGCAGTGACATTCAAAGTCGCAGATAGACACAATTGCACTTTTTAATACTCACTAGAGCTCGACTGATTCATTGGTTGATGAGCCAGCAGCTATATTCTTAAtccaagttctatatatttggttgtatttgcgtttactctttatttattgttatttataacaaagtttgtggttaaactgtaaaacatcaattGCTGTAAAACAtcaattgcatttctttgtcataaggaTTTGATAACATCCTCTTAGGAATCAATGCCAATGTATGTGTATCAGCTGATGtatcagtctgttttttttcacagcgtGTTTAATGTATCAGTATCTTATTTttagtcttttttcttcttcccccccagAGAGGACTTCTGCCAGTGTCCCTGCTTGATCCTGTCGATGTCAAGATGTCCAAaggcaaaaaggaaaatgtaatgtatttatccatatatatatatatatatatatatataatgatacATTTCAAGCTTGTGTTGAGAGGAGACTCACACTGACGCACAGACTTAACAAACATGTCTTCAATGCTTGAATGTCGACACAAGTCACAGTAAATTTCACGGTAAATGCAGGAGAGTGTtctaaaaagacaaatttgCAGTAGTTGATAAACCCTGACAGATACAAGATTATTACTTACAACCAAGATTCCTTCTGTGGGATAAATGAAGGTGTACCTTTCACTGTATAATAGAAAGGCATCAGAGATGTATGTGCCCCAATCGGACGACGTTTTTTATTGTGTAATGGTGCCATTTTCATCGTGACTTCATTTGAACCATATGATGACGAATGGTTGCTTAATTCAAATAGCAGTAGATCGTGTCTCTAATCCCGTCGTTTGCAATAGTCAGTGCATTACGACACGATATGACGTCATTTTGTGACTTTTTCATGAGGATACTTATGTATCGTCACGATATAATACGATGGGAAGCATTTTCTAATCAATACAAGCTTTGGATTGTCTTCTCTTGTGGAAAATGAcatcagaaaatgtgtttttttcacggGCCATACTTCTtttgttgacctctgaccttcgaCTCATTCCCTCCAAAAGTTATCATCTGGACATACTGTACCTTCCCCAAATAATATTCTCACCCAGTTTGGTGAAGACCCGTCCCTGTGTTGTTACTGAGTAACTGTAATTGAATAACTGAGTTATTGAATACTGTTAGTATACTGAGTATACTGTTAGTATactgagttattttgtacacacacacacacacacacacacacacacacacaccgaaacacacacacacacacacacacacacacacacacacacacacacacacacacacacacacacacacacacacacacaccgaaacacacacacacacacacacacacacacacacacacaccgagacacGTGAAAACAAAACTACGCCGACGCACAGCGTGAACGTCCCATGTTTCTCTGAGcccttctgtctttctcttccgCAGAAGTTCCCCAGTGGGATCCCCTTCCCGCCGGGACTCAAGCCCCCCACCCGTCCGAAGGGCCAGTCCAGCCCCGCGGCTCCTCCCCGGGGTAAGAAGGGATCACGCTCGCACCGCTCCTCCTTCACCTACCAGGCGTTTATTCTAAAACCTTCCTGAGGAACGACATCTCAAACCTTCTCTGACCTGCTCCCGCAAGAACTTCTGTACCAGTAACATCATCATTGACACTtacaggtccccccccccccccccccccccccccccccccgccccgagacccttaatggataaagcggtattcATAATGGATGGATGCCCTTTATTTCATAGCCGACAGTCTGGAGAGAGATAGGAAACGAGGGAACAAGTCTACGGCCTCTTTAAATTCTCAGTTCATGTGGTATTATGATTTAAGGGAAAGCATCAAGAATAGTTGTGCATCCGTTGATATATCCTATGACAGTATACCGTATATGATAAAAGGGAATAGTCAAACTTGTACTGTGTGTGCTCAGGCTGTACCCgtactgtgttttttccctgcAGAACATTTTACCTCCGACACTCCACCTCCATCCTACACCGCCGCCACCCACGCCGCGCTGCCAGCCTCGGAGCCTCCCAACGCAGCCGGCGACCAGgtagcatcccccccccccctggttTCCTCTGTGCCAGTCGAAAAGTTCTCCGCAGCCTCGCGCATTGCAGCTTATGTAACGCGCTCTCCTagaatttacatttatataaaaaaaaaagcagatatCCAACCACGGGCTGGATTATGTTTTGGACGGAGCGACGGAGTGGTCCCGCCCGTGCTCGTGCTCAAAGCGACGAAGGCACTTTGGTTAAAGACGGTTAACATGAATCTTGTTATTAAATCTTTATTTGATCAGGCAGTCTCATTGAGATTAggatctctttttcaagagagacCTGAGAACAAGAAACATTCATAATACTACAatcaacaacacaatcacaacaacaacaacaacagggaatTATAAACAGTTccaataatcataaaaaaaaccactaaataataaagtttttaaatgtccaaAGGGAACGTAAGATTCTAGCTTGGTGTGGAAGCGTCGACAGTAGGGCTTCATAAATGAGTGACATGAGATGGCTATTTCTTCTTGACCGCGCGGAGGTCCGACCAACCGAATGATACAGAGAACTGTGATGAGGACGAAATATTGCACTTGTGACGAAACGCGAAGCGCTATGATACACCGGGTTCAAGCGTCACCACAAGTCAAGGCCAGACATGGAGGGTGAGGGAGACAGGCGACCTTTTATTCTACATAAGGAGCCCGGGGATACTGCCTTTCGAAAATACTTGACACTGACTTGCTCATACGGAGCCATCCCAGATCTTTGGTGGGGGTCTTCCTTCGTGCGGGCACCGTACAGAGCATTTTATCATGTCTGCTCTGCCGCGGAAGGAACAATTGGTTTTTTTGGCCCTCCCCAAATCTCAGTGGCATTCGTTCACACTTCTTGAGATGTCCGATTTGTCCCgggctgcgtttttttttttcatggggtAATGTCAAGGaagggctttttttcttccaactttAATTATAACAGTGACACACTCGAGTGTTGTGTGGCTCCAATGCAAGTTAAGTTCCAAAACAGAATCACACGACCTAAGAAAATATGTTACCGGCTGTCAATTGCTCATaggacatgaaaacaaattagatgttgaacataaaaaaaacctaactgtGTAAAACAGTATGGACAtgttaaaataacaaatgaaaggAACATACAAGTAGAGAAAGTCAAGCAATTATGAAAACAGTTGCGTCTTCTTTTCTACATATTTAGTAAGaagatgcatttcttttttgtccatCCCACATTTGGGGGATTTGAATAATGTTTATGCACGTGTTATCTTATAACGGTCATACTGTGAACTACGCTCTCGTCTTTGGAGCTCGGTGTGACGACGTCGCGTGGGGATCTCCGTCCGTTTTGGATCCTGGCACAAGAATGAAACcgcttctgtgtttttttccccgtatCTACTCGAGTCTGCCCCGGTGCGACCGCAACGTTGCGTCACTTTGAATGTTGCTGCCGCGAGGAACCGCGGGAGAgccctttctcctcttcctctcgtaAAAGGATGGCCCACTTGTTTACTGTGCTCAAGGACATAAGATAGGAGGCATTGAAGCTACTTTCCTTATCATTTAGAGAGCAGCTCTCGTCATGTCACTCAGCTAGGAACCTTCCAAAGCGATACAGATTATTTGATCTTAAGGGACAAATCTTTCTTACAGTGGAATCGacgtcttgttttgtttctgaagGCAAGAGTATCTATTTTCTcatttccacacacaaaaaaaagacaagagtgTCAGACTGGAGCGAATCAAAATGTTCACATAAAGGTTTGTAGGATTATTATATCTGAAGGTGTCTCTGCTCATTGGTTCCAGCCTGCCGGCTCAGCTGAGGTGGAGGACCTGGGCTCTGTGGTGGTGAAGGTCCACTACACGTACACCGTGGCTCTGTCCGTCCCGCTGTACGCGCCGTACCGCGACGTGAAGGGACTGATTGCACAGAAACTGGGCCAGCCCGCGTCTCAGCTGCGCCTCAGGTAACCGCCCGCCCGGCCGGCCGGCCGACCCACTTCTGTCTCCCCCCCGAGTTTCCGCAAGTGCATGCTTCGTTTCTTTAAAAATAcgctttctttctttgtccacTCCACCCTGTGGCTCCACTGTCTGACAACCTAGATATAGGACACAGAGGATCATCGCGAGACGGGTTTGGGATAATAGTGGAACGCTGGCGGGACATTGTAGACTATGGTGGGCCGGTGGCGACATACGCAGGAGTAGGATCCTATGTACTGTAACAAtaattaactcattcaaagttaaaaagataaAACGTTGTTTCTTTGTCGCAGGTGATTGTACCCATATGagcacatagttatggacaatatatactGTTCCCTGTCTCACCAGACAAAAGCCACATGGCTCCCAAGTGCTGATCCCACTGAGAGGGGAGGCGGAGCCAGACCAAACCATGCAGGAAGTGGCTGAGGCCGGCAGGGCCACCCTGTGGTGTCAGGTGAGCGTTCAGactcacagccacacacacacgcacacacacacacacacacacacacacacacacacacacacacacacacacacacacacacacacacacacacacacacacacacacacacacacacacacacacacacacacacacacacacacacacacacacacacacacacacacacacacacattttcaagaCCAGATGCAAGACCAGCTGTCCTTGATAAAAAAGACGAGCTTAAGTCACGAGTCAAAGTCGTGGAGTCCCATACTTGAAGATTATATGTGGAGCTACTCTATTGGACGAATATATCTAAACGCTGGCTCGTCTCACAATCCAGTgacagagaataaaacaaagttaaacaaaataaatctaagCCACGAAAATCTCCATATCAGGATCATTGTAGTAACGACATGAAGCTCTTGACTTGAAGTCGAGGCGTCTTTTAACGCTGATCACTGGTTGCTCTCCACAACACACACGGTTCAAAAACCTCAGGGcctgaaagaaaattaaattatacaaaagaaaaatcacaatcacaattttgttgttgtttaccatGAATCTTAAATAGCAGATATTGCGAGCACTGAAAcctatattcatatttaaacgGTGATTGTGGTCAAATGGAGCAAAAATTTCCCCTCAGGGAATCAATAAAGGATTATAttgtattatcttttttttttaggatacATCATCaaattctttatatatttttttgtacaccCCCTTAGAAATAGGAACCAGgtaattatttactttattgCTATAAGCTTATGAAAATGTACCCTCCTTCCCCTGCGCTGTGCCTCAGAGAGAGGACCCCCTGGTCAACTATACCATCCTCTACCAGATGGTGGCGCTCTATGACTACGCCGCTCAGGGCCCGGAGGACTTGGAGTTCAGCGAAGGGGACACCGTGGACATCCTCGGGGAAGGTGAGGCCCCCTGCCGGTTCAACCTCCGGCGGAGTGGACAAAGAGTCTCTGATCTCCGCCGGGCGCGTGAAAGGTTCTCCACACTGCCTCGGCCCCCGCTCAGATACGTctccttgtgtttctctctcccgcACTCCTCCGGCTCTCTGTCTTCTCACTCTTTACAGTTAACGAGGAATGGCTGGAGGGACACTGCGCGGGAAATATCGGCATCTTCCCCAGCTGCTTCGCCTACAGGGAGGACGCCAACTTCACCCAGGGCCGAGTCCTCGAGGCCGAAGAGACACTGTACAGTAATGCCCAGTGAACCCGTTAACGGTGGCTGTTTATAGGCCCAGAAcaactgaacccccccccccccccccccccccccccccctccctctcagtGCATCATTAAGTCAGCACTGATTTTATTGAGATTTAAAATAACTTCTGTCCCATATGGTATCACCGTAACGTTGCTATAGTGGCTCAGAGTGAAGGTACACTGGACGTCCATGAAGGTGCTGAAGAGTACGTTTATATTAActtaattttgactttttaacttttctatgtcctatgtttttttctctataatTTTCCTGCGGCAGACGGTGCAGTGGCTATCACTGTCCCCTCACAACAAGaaggtttgattttatttttatgtatctCGTacaatcaacaacaaagaaaaaatttgatgaaaacacaaagataaacacaaacagataaatcactCCGATTCggtcaaagaacaaaacaaggatgcgTTCGAGAAGGAACATGCAGAAGCATAGTGCTTATATAGTCCTGCcccaactttacaatatcatattattacagaaaaaaactaatatatgtatacatactgCAAGAATGCAGGTCATACAACAACATATTGTACAACAGTACACTAAACTTAGTTACTATCTAACTAACTTCCTCCTTTCTAACGGTCAAATATTGTTTACTTGGATGTATTTTTGAACTGTATTATATTAtggctttgtttgatttcatggTTTAGTCCAGTCCACAAGGTCACCGCACAAACTGAAATACACATGCTCTTGTTTGCATGTCGTCCCTCAGTCAACTTAGGTTGAAGTGGCCTTCAGGTGAGAATGTGGGCGTGGGAccggctccagccccccacgaACACAACCGATAAGTGCTATTGAtgatggctggatggatgccTCCAGTATGATATTAAAATGAAGGTTTAAACTGTTACCATATCAAACTTTGTGATATTTCCATTCAATTTTATATCAAATTAAAGTTCACAGGCTTACGTCCACAGGCTTATAATGAATTTTAAGTGTGTTGAGGTCGCTGTGCACTGCCATGGGGGCGAACATTGTATTCTGATATGTTTTCCCAATGACGTTACTGAAGATGTGTAATGTAATCTCATTCGTATCCTTTCAGCTGTGTGGAGTTGGAACGtaaagaatgaataaaagtaTCTTGCAATGAAGGAGGCCACCGAGACACTTGATTGTGACGGAGCTGGAATGAGCTGTGCAAACTTGAACAGTGTCCAGGAACTTCATTACAGTTATTGGTTGTTCAAATAACTTGCCAGTAGTTTGCcaaagggaaggaaggggacTCAGAGAGTGCAGGGACGCTAAACGCTCTCATGAGACTcaatctgtgattttttttcggTCACGCTGGCCTGAAATCTGTCTCCGCCAGAGGGTCTGAAAGTGGTCATGTGACAGGTAGACTGGTGCAGGCGAGAAAAATTGTGAACCCCCTTTGGatccagctgtttttttgttggataaaaatgtgttaatcaTCTTAGTACAGACAGAAGGTACAGTACTAGGtgcttaaaggtgacatattatgctcatattccgGTTCGtagttttaatttgtgttacaaCTTGAAATaggttgacatgctctaatgttcagaaaaggcatcagtgttctcacactgcccattcctgcagctcctcctttcACCCTTGGTCTGAAAGgcctggatttcatttagccccgcctcccgataaacccagtctgctctgattggccagctggcccggACTGTTGTGATAGGTccaccgatttcaaaatgtgtaggaagtGTCACTCGACCTCACCAGAAAAGTAgagattctcagatttcaggcggggttacccccaaaagagtccaactgtgacatcacagtgggagagaaatctgaaccagtggttcagagccaggctgtagggtttagccagctcacaaaaaaccCGACATGGTGgtctttttttacagtttgtgggccggcaggctccacagataaacaaacactgaaaaagtgattttttaataatatgtcacctttaaggtACTTATAATATTGCATGTCTTTATTGAATGCAGCCATTAAACATGCACGGCGCTGTTGGAGAAAGTAAGTGAACCGTTAGATTTTGGACTGTTCTTCCCGCAGAGCTGCGTCAGCTCAGACATATTCTGAGTACGTCCGATGTGTGCAGCTCATTTAAATAAGCTCGGATCTGACTCCTTTTGTTGAAGTTGCTCTGTAGTAGATTTACCTTAATGTTACCTTAACCTTAATGCTGCATCACCAGCTTCTGCTTGTGA from Scophthalmus maximus strain ysfricsl-2021 chromosome 3, ASM2237912v1, whole genome shotgun sequence carries:
- the noxa1 gene encoding NADPH oxidase activator 1, which codes for MLYTELLQLWDESVQAVDAKDWQGALKKLKQISEPNSRTLFNTASAHLALGQLDLAMKALDLTIVKDERLAVGFFQRAAVMMQVERLEEALSDCIWAQKHMRGNAVIDYTQLGLRFKLYSWQVLYNAAAVYCRMGQWEQARDVLLSAAQERGGGRGGNIEVALDGVMGKQLPEALLVPVGEVFRPRKQDVEQLQQRDFLGKAKVISSMIPNDDFGGFEPLRTQKPGFYEPRLDGAQDSRYMRVRGPHMARGRGQLTVPGGAMVFLFGEEDRDGMATVIYDGQRGLLPVSLLDPVDVKMSKGKKENKFPSGIPFPPGLKPPTRPKGQSSPAAPPREHFTSDTPPPSYTAATHAALPASEPPNAAGDQPAGSAEVEDLGSVVVKVHYTYTVALSVPLYAPYRDVKGLIAQKLGQPASQLRLRQKPHGSQVLIPLRGEAEPDQTMQEVAEAGRATLWCQREDPLVNYTILYQMVALYDYAAQGPEDLEFSEGDTVDILGEVNEEWLEGHCAGNIGIFPSCFAYREDANFTQGRVLEAEETLYSNAQ